Proteins found in one Arachis stenosperma cultivar V10309 chromosome 8, arast.V10309.gnm1.PFL2, whole genome shotgun sequence genomic segment:
- the LOC130946780 gene encoding synaptotagmin-4 has product MGFFGGMFIGIAFGVGLIVAFARYESIRSKRRSDLAKTVAMFARMTVEDSRVLLPGKFYPSWVVFTKRQKFVQLKWLNTQLDKMWPFINDAASELIKSSVEPILEQYKPVILASLTFSKLTLGTVAPQFTGIAILEEESGPNEFTIELEMQWDGDPNIVLDIKTKVGVVLPIQVKNIGFTGVFWLIFKPLVDEFPTFSAVSVSLREKKDLDFTLKVVGGDISALPGVSDAIEETIRDAIEDSITWPMRKVIPILPGDYSNLELKPVGILDVKLVQAKDLTNKDIIGKSDPFAVLFVRPLRDRTKTSKVINNDLNPIWNEHFEFIVEDADTQHLTVRVFDDEGISAAELIGCAQMPLKELEPGKVKIVWLKLVKDLEVHRDNKYRGEVHLELLYIPHGTDDSFRNPFDPDFALTIFEKTLKSGTEPEAEDITARKKNVIVRGVLSVTVISAEDLPVVDLMGKADPFVVLTLKKSEKKLKTRVVNESLNPVWNQTFDFVVEDGLHEMLIVEVWDHDTFGKDKMGKVIMTLTKVILEGEYQETYTLEGAKSGRLTLHLRWTPQHKYRDP; this is encoded by the exons ATGGGATTCTTCGGCGGGATGTTCATCGGCATCGCCTTTGGCGTTGGATTGATCGTTGCTTTTGCTCGCTACGAAAGCATTCGATCCAAGCGTCGTTCTGATTTG GCGAAGACGGTGGCGATGTTTGCGAGGATGACGGTGGAAGATTCTAGAGTACTTCTGCCTGGAAAGTTCTACCCTTCATGGGTTGTATTCACTAAGAGACAGAAGTT tgtgCAGTTAAAATGGCTCAACACGCAACTCGACAAGATGTGGCCATTCATCAATGAT GCAGCTTCGGAGTTGATAAAGAGTAGTGTGGAGCCAATTCTAGAGCAATATAAGCCAGTTATTTTGGCTTCTCTTACCTTCTCCAAGTTGACCCTTGGCACAGTGGCTCCACAATTTACCG GAATTGCCATACTTGAAGAGGAAAGTGGGCCTAATGAATTTACCATAGAGTTAGAGATGCAGTGGGATGGTGATCCCAACATTGTTCTTGATATCAAAACCAAAGTTGGTGTCGTACTTCCCATCCAG GTAAAAAATATTGGATTCACTGGTGTTTTTTGGTTGATATTCAAACCACTAGTGGATGAGTTCCCTACTTTTTCAGCTGTTTCTGTTTCATTGAGAGAAAAG AAAGATCTGGATTTTACTCTAAAAGTAGTCGGCGGTGATATATCAGCTTTACCGGGGGTATCTGATGCTATAGAG GAAACAATTCGGGATGCTATCGAAGACTCTATAACTTGGCCAATGCGCAAAGTCATACCAATTTTACCTGGGGATTACAG TAATCTGGAATTGAAACCGGTCGGAATATTAGATGTGAAACTGGTGCAAGCAAAGGACTTAACAAATAAGGATATCATTGGTAAATCCGACCCTTTTGCTGTCCTGTTTGTGAGGCCACTTCGTGATAGAACCAAAACAAGCAAAGTAATC AACAATGACTTGAATCCAATATGGAATGAGCACTTTGAGTTCATTGTTGAAGATGCGGATACACAGCACTTGACTGTAAGAGTTTTCGATGATGAAGGCATTTCTGCTGCCGAGCTTATTGGTTGTGCCCAAATGCCTCTAAAGGAACTAGAACCTGGTAAAGTCAAGATTGTGTGGTTGAAACTGGTCAAGGATTTGGAGGTCCATAGGGATAACAAATACAGGGGTGAG GTGCACTTGGAGCTGTTGTACATCCCACATGGAACAGATGACAGCTTTAGGAACCCCTTTGACCCTGATTTCGCATTGACCATATTCGAGAAGACCCTCAAGAGTGGAACTGAACCAGAGGCTGAGGATATTACAGCACGAAAGAAGAACGTCATTGTAAGAGGTGTTCTCTCTGTGACGGTTATTTCAGCTGAAGACTTGCCAGTTGTGGACTTAATGGGCAAGGCTGATCCATTTGTTGTCCTGACGTTGAAGAAATCAGAGAAAAAACTCAAGACTAGG GTCGTAAATGAATCCTTAAATCCAGTTTGGAATCAAACATTTGACTTTGTTGTAGAGGACGGCTTACATGAAATGTTAATTGTTGAAGTTTGGGATCACGATACTTTTGGGAAG GACAAAATGGGA